The Acropora palmata chromosome 10, jaAcrPala1.3, whole genome shotgun sequence genome contains a region encoding:
- the LOC141895443 gene encoding uncharacterized protein LOC141895443 produces MHIKRKTVTQNPICPGDFRTMSTSNLLKQGKFERLKETKTLCKVGICKEDTWRRIKHSVDKVFRKSMSQKQVPYTRLTCLDRLSVCEDELLKARKTLVLSWKRTENIYRDNELENGKDDELDCCFDAVLRDRVQGSKSYSTRRMAICKEIEKITGDKKRSLLELRKTLIMNNRFKEMGM; encoded by the coding sequence atgcatATAAAACGAAAAACCGTTACGCAGAATCCTATTTGCCCAGGAGACTTCCGAACGATGAGCACTTCAAACTTACTTAAGCAGGGCAAATTTGAGAGgttaaaagaaacgaaaacacTTTGCAAAGTCGGGATTTGTAAGGAAGACACGTGGAGAAGAATCAAACATTCGGTTGACAAAGTGTTTCGCAAGTCGATGTCGCAAAAACAAGTTCCTTACACGAGATTAACATGTTTGGATCGTCTATCTGTCTGCGAGGATGAACTTCTGAAGGCTCGTAAAACGCTGGTGCTAAGCTGGAAACGTACAGAGAACATTTACCGTGACAATGAACTGGAAAATGGCAAAGATGACGAACTCGACTGCTGTTTTGATGCGGTGCTGCGGGACAGAGTGCAAGGAAGCAAGAGTTATTCTACAAGAAGGATGGCGATTTGCAAAGAGATCGAGAAAATTACGGGAGATAAAAAAAGATCTTTGCTAGAACTCAGAAAGACGCTCATCATGAATAATAGATTCAAGGAAATGGGAATGTAG